From Pseudobythopirellula maris:
GCTGCGAAAAGGGCATCGGTCAGGACGGGAAAAGGGATATGGGGTTTTCACCCCAGCATAACCACTGCGCCACGCTGCGTCAGAGGCGTGCCGGGCTCCCTGTCGGGCGGCCTACCCTGCCAGCGGGGCCACTGAACCGTCCCGCCCGCGTCACAGCACCGCAAGGGATCGGCCATGAGGGATGTCGGTTGATCCGGTTCAATTCAGCTTCTCGAGCGAACGAAGACCGAATCCAGCGTGGCGCTGGAAAACGAATCCGGCCTATGGCAGCAGGGCTCTTGCCTCTAAACCGAGTACACAGCGGCTTTCTCCTCGATTCCGACCGTCAGGGATACCTATGTTCAGGCGACTGCTGCCAGCGACTGAAGTGCTAGCCCGCCGTAGCCACGGTGGCCCGAAGCGTCGCCGTGGAACCGGGACGCTGCGCCTGGAGCAACTCGAGCCGCGGCTGGTGATGGACGGCGCCGGCTTTGTGAACACCGACCCGCCCGAAGACCCCGACACGATTGTCGGCGTCGCCGAGATCGACGCCCAAGACGACCACGTCGAGACCAGCCGGGGCGTGCAGGAGCTGCGCATCGATCCCCTGGGGAACGACCCCCTGCCCGCGGGCGCCGAGGGGCTCACGATCAAATCGGTGAGCGGCACCAAGCTCGGCGCCGAGGTCACAATCTCCGAAGACGGCAAGCGGCTTATCTACAACGCCGCCGGCGACGCCGGCCTGCAAGCCGGCGACACGTTCTATTACATCGTGCAGACCGAGGACGGAAAGCTCGGCAAGGCGAACGTGACGCTCTCGCTCGAACGGACCTACACTAGTGGCGGTGGCGGTGGCGGGACCACGCGCCCCCGCAACTCCAGCGACAATTACTCGTTCTTCGAGGACGCGCCCGAGCAATCGCTCCATGTGCTGACGAACGACCGCGAGTTCTCCGCGGGCGAGATCGTGGCGGTCACGACGCCCTCGAACGGCGGCTCGGTGCGCATCGCCGACGACGGCCGTTCGTTGCTTTACCAGCCCCAAGCGGCGACGACCGGTCGCGATCTGTTCGAGTACACCGTTCGCAACGCGGAGGGCGAAGAAGCGACCATCGGCGTCAGCGTGAACGTTTCTAAGCCGTATTACCTCAACTACCACTACGACAACGCCCGGTTCGATTTCGGAACAGGACCCCACACCCTCGACCCGCTAGCGAACGATTCCGTCCGCGGGCCGGTTGCTCAGACGCCGCGGATCGTCTCGTTCTCGGCGCCCGACTACGCCGGCCAGGTCACCCTCTCCGAAGACGGCCAGCGGTTCTTGTTTGAGCCGGCCGAAGGCTTCCTCGGCTCGTTCTCGGTAAGCTACTCGGTGCGCTACGGGCCTGACGATCACCAGACCGTCGAGGGCAGCTTCAGCGTGGCGGTCGAGCGGCGGTTCCTGGCCGTGGAGAACTACTTCTCCGTCGACCCGGGCGCCACCGGACCGGCAACGCTCGACGTGCTGACGAACGACCCGGTTTACAACTACAGCGGCTATTACGGCTACAACAAGGCCCACTACCAGCAGCAACGACAGGACGTGTCGTTGCGGATCGTCGGCGTCGCCGTAAGCGACGCGGGGGGCGAGATCACGATCGCCGAAGGCGGCCAGACGTTGCTCTACACGCCGGCCGAAGGCTTCACTGGCGAGGAGACGTTCGAATACACGGTCGAGGCCTCGAACGGCTCGCGTGAGACCGCCCGCGTGACGGTCCGGGTGGGCGAAACGCCCAGCGACCCCTCGGGTGTCGACCGCTTCGCGACCGAGGGGGAGCTCAATCAGTTCCTGATCGACAAGGCCGTGGCCCGCTACGGGCGTCATTTCGGCATTCAGCAGGAGCGCTACGCCCCGCTCGAGACTTACTACGGCGACGGGATCGCCCTCGTCAGTGCTACGCGATTATTTGCGGCGTTCGACGCCGACGGCGCCGCTCTCTCCGCCGCGGATGATTTCTCCGGCACCAACGTCCAGGTCGAGGGGGTCGACGAGGCGGACATCGTCGAGACCGACGGCCGCTACGTTTACACCTTCGCCCTCGGCAAGCTGGCGATCGTCGACTTGCTGGACCCCTCGTCGCCCGAGCTGCTGTCGATGACGCTGATGGAGGGGGGCTACGACCAGATGTACCTGATGGGCGATCGCATCACGCTGCTGCGCACCGGTTCGACCTCGGGCCAAGCCGAGGTGTTGGTGCTCGATGTCGGCGACAGGTCCGCGCCCGCCATCGCCGAGCGGACGGAGATCGACGGCTACATCGCCGACTCGCGTGCGATCGGCGACAAGGTCCATCTGGTCGTCCAGCGCGACTTCCTCGTCCCCGAACTGGAGGGCGACTGGCTCGTCGAGCCGGCCCCGTCGGCCGGCGAGTCGAACGACAATTCAGACGCGACCGGCGACGACGCAATTTTAGTCGATCTCCTCTACGACCGAGGCGAGCCTGGCGTGTGGCGCACCGAGTCGCTCGAAGAGTACATTGACCGCGTACGCGACGAGCTGATCGAGACCGCCCTGCCGGCCTACCGCGGCTACAACGCCGCGGGCGAACTCGTCAGCGAGGGGCTGCTCACCACGCCGACCGACGTCCATAAGCCGCTCGCCGGGGCCGACCGGCTCCTCTCGTTCGTGACGATCGACGCGGGCGACGGCGACCCGGCGCCGCCGGCCGAGTCGACGACCTTCGTCGCCGACCGCCACACCGACGTGTACGTCTCGGCCGAGTCGGCCTACGTGTTCGCCTACGATCCCGAGGCGGGGGAGACGAACATCTACAAGATGGACTTCGCCGAGGACGGCTCGTCACCGCTCGTCGCCTCGGGCGTTGTGGGCGGGAGCCTGCTCAACCAGTTCTCGGCCGACGAGCACGACGGCCGGCTGCGTGTCGCCACGACCGAGGTCCGCACGACCGAGATCACCAACAGCAGAGGTCGCACTCGCACGGTGCAGAGCCAACGGTTCAACAACGTTCTGGTGCTGGAGCAGAACGGCAACCAGCTAGAGACAGTCGGCGAAATCACCAACCTGGCGCCCACCGAGACGATCAAGTCGGTCCGCTTCATGGGCGACAGGGCTTACGTTGTGACGTTCCGCGTGGTCGACCCGCTGTTCGCCATCGACCTCTCGGACCCCACCGCGCCGACGGTCGAAGGGGCGCTCAAAATCCCCGGTTTCTCCGACTACTTGCACCCGGTGGGTGAGGACTACCTCGTCGGCATCGGCCGCGACGCCGACGAGATCACCGGCCGTTTGGGCCCCGCGCAGCTGACGCTGTTCTACGTCGGCGACCTGTCGGACCCGACCGTCGTCGACCAGATGACCCTGGAGGGCGCCCACTGGACCAACTCCGAGGCCTGGAGCGACCACCACGCGGTGGCCTACTTCGCCGGGGCTGGCCTGCTGACCGTGCCGCACACCTGGAACGAGCTCGCCGAGAAGGACATGGACGGCGACGGGCTGACCGACTGGCGCGGCTACGAGCAGCACTCGGCGATGTGGGCGTTCCAGGTCGAGACCGACGGCGAGGGGGGCGGCAGCCTCGGCGTGGCGGCCGAGATCGAGCACGAGGGGCCGGCCCGCCGCAGCCTGCGGATCGACGAGACGCTCGTGACCGTCTCCGGCCAGGAGCTCAAGACGCACGACCTGGACGACCCCACGCAGCAGCTCGGCGAAGTCTGGCTGGGGGCGCTCCCCACGGCCGACGCGTTCACGGTGCAAGAAGACAGCGGCGCCACGACGCTCGACGTGCTGGCGAACGACCGCCCCGGCGCCGACGGCGAGGCCCCGTCGATCGTGTCGGTCACCCAGCCGGTCCGCGGGCACACTTACAGGCCGTATCTGATCGACACGATCCGGCTCGTTTCCAATGAGCTGAGCTATCAAGTTGGCCAGCAAGACCAACAACCGGCGGGGGAGGTGACGATCGCCGAGGACGGCCGGTCGCTCGTGTTCACCCCGGCCGAAGACTTCTTCGGCACGGCGACGTTAACCTACACGGTGCTCGACCCGCTCCGCGGCGAGCAGACGGCGACCGTCACGATCACCGTCGAGGGGACGCCCGACGCCCCCGACGCAGAGGACGACACGTTCAGCGTCGAGCCGGGCGCCGTGGCGATCGTGCTTAACGTGCTAGCCAACGACACGGACCCCGACGCCGGGGGCCCGATTCGCCCGATCAATTACTTGTCGATCTGCGGGACACAACCAAGAACGGTCGACGTTCTCCTGGCGGACCTCTACGTCGAATCTAACACATTTTGGACGTTTGGCAGCTTGACGGTCACCGAGCTAGGCCCGACCGACAACGGCGGCGTGGTCGAGCTCGACGACATGGGAAGGCTCCACTACACACCGGTCGACGGCTTCGAAGGCGTCGAGACGTTCAGCTACACGGTCGTGAACGGTTCGGGACTCACCGACACGGCCACGGCGTCCGTTTATGTAGGCGTGCCGGTGGAGCCCCCCATCGATACCGTCGGGCCGATGGAAAGCACGGGGGAAGAGACTCCCGCCGCGGAGTCGTCGGCAGAGAATTCGTCGCCTGTTGAGACGTCGCCAGCCGAGACGGCGAGCGACGACCGGTTCGTGTTCTTCAGCGCCGCGGTTCCCATGAGCCGGGGGGACGGCGTCGCCGTCACTTCACAAGACGAGACCGCCGCCGCCACGGTCGGCGGCGCCGAACTGCTCATCGCTAGGCAGCAAGACAACGCCGCCGTGCGCCGTGCGTCGCTATCGCGCGAGAGCGTCTTCGAGAGATTGGGTTCGGAGCGATCTGCCGCGGACGACGACCTGGCAGGTGACGCCGACCTCGGTTTGGCGGACGGATGGTCGGCATTTGGCGAGGCGTTGGCCCGCCGCTAGTGCGAATCGCACGGATGCGTAGCGTGTGTGGCGGTGTGATTCGACGTCGATATGGCAAAAACAACGCTACGGCTAGCGGTAGTGCGATCTAGCCATCTCGATCTGCGTTCCTGTAGCGTAAACGGCGCCGCATGTACGGGCGGCAAACGGGCGATGCGCCGCTGCAGGCGGCCGCGTTCTTCGCACACGCAGCTCGCCAGCCGCGCTCGGCCGGTCGAATTGGCCCCCGGCCGCAACGCGGCAAGCATCGCCCAGGCTGGGCAGCGGGGCAGCGGATCTTCGGCGCCCCCCTCGGTCGTCGGCCCCCGCGTGGCGTGCTAATCTAAGGGGCCCGTTTCGTCTCCCCCTTTAGCTAGCTACGAACCACCGCCGCCATGACCGCTCCCGCCGTCCTCACGGCCGTCGACTCCGCCGTCGCCGCCGACAAGCTGACCCCCTCGGCCGCCGAGAACCTCAAGGCGTGGCTCACCGAGCCGCGCTACGCCGATTACGCCGCCGAGTGTGCGGCCCACGTCGAGCGGGGCGACTGGCAGGCGCTCGACGACGCGTTCTGGACCATCATCCCGTTCGGCACCGGCGGCCGCCGCGGGCGGATGTACCCGATCGGCTCGAACGCGATCAACGACCGCACGATCGGCGAGAGCGCCCAGGGCCTGGCCAACTACGTCAAGGAGAACGCCGACAGCGCCGGGGCGCCGCTGTCGGTCGCCATCTGCCGCGACACCCGCCACAACGGCGAGCGGTTCGCCAAGCTGTGCGCCGAGGTGATGGTCGCCGCCGGCTTTAAGGTCTACTTCCTCCGCGGCTTCCGCAGCACGCCCGAGCTGTCGTTCGCCGTGCGCTACAAGTCGTGCTCGTGCGGCATCATGGTCACGGCGAGCCACAACCCGCCGAGCGACAACGCGGTGAAGGTCTACTGGTCGACGGGCGCCCAGGTGCTGCCGCCGCACGACAAGGGGATCATCGAGCGCGTGATGAGCTGCGGCGAGATTGTCCGCGGCGACTTCGACAAGGCGGTGGCCGAGGGGCAGATCGTCTACTGCGAGGAAGAGATCGACAAGGCGTTCATCGACAACGTCGTCGGCCAGGCCGTGCCGGGGCCGCGGGAACTGAAGGTCATCTACTCGCCGCTGCACGGCGTGGGAGGCACGGCGGTCACGCCGGTGCTGGAGCGCGACGGCTTCCAGGACGTCGAGGTGTTCGGGCCCCACGCCGAGCCGGACGGCGACTTCCCGAACGTGCCGGGGCACGTGTCGAACCCCGAACGCCCCGAGGTGTTCGAGGCGATGATCGAGCGCGCCAAGGAGACCGACGCCGACCTCTGCGTGGCGAGCGATCCCGACTGCGACCGCATCGGGCTGGCCGCCCGTCTCGAGTCGGGCGGCGACGGGTGGGCGACGATCAGCGGCAACCAGATCGGCGCCCTGCTGGCCGACTTCCTGCTCGAGTCGCGCAAGGGCAACCTCACGCCCGAGCATTTCAACGTGATCACGCTGGTGACCACGCAGCTCACCCGCCGCATCGGCGACAGCTACGGCGTGAAGACCGTCACCGACCTGCTGGTCGGCTTCAAGTGGATCGCCCAGGCGATCGACGCGAACGGGCCGGAGAAGTTCGTGCTCGGCACCGAGGAGTCGCACGGCTACCTCGTGGGCACGTACGTCCGCGACAAGGACGGCGCCGCCGCGGCGATGCTCGCCTGCGAGCTGGCCGCCAAGTTGAAGAGCCAAGGCAAGACGCTGCACGAGAAGCTCGACGACCTGTTCTGGCAGCACGGGCTGCACGCCGAGCGGACGATCAACGTGCAGATGCCCGGCAGCGAGGGGATGGGCCGCATGATGGAGGTGATGGACGAGTTCCGCACGAACACGCCGCAGTCGCTCGGCCCGCTGAAGGTCGACCAGATGCGCGACTACAAGAACAACCTCACGGTCAAGCTCGGCGGTCCCGCCCCCCCAGCGCCGCTCGAAGGCCCCACGGGCGACCTGGTGATCCTCGACCTCTCGAGCGACGAGTGCCCCGAGGGGACTTACGTCGCCTGCCGCCCGAGCGGCACGGAGCCGAAGATCAAGTTCTACCTGTTCGGCTACACCCCGGCCGAGCAGCTGCACGACATGGAAGAGGCGAAAGAGGACCTCGAGAAACTGCTCGACGCGATCGAGGCCGACCTGAAGAAGTTCGCGGGGGTGTGACAAATACTAGCGTGCCTTGAAAACACCGCCTTTAGAAGCGGATGAATTCCTGACCGTAGTCCTTCGGCCGGTCGTCATCGAACCAAGTGCTTTCCGTGTGTTGATGAACATACTCGAACAACGGAGACCGGGCTGATTCTTCCGCAGGGAGTCGAATTGCCAGGTTAGCCTGCACCTCGTTGTCGATGTCGGGTCCATTCATCCAGTACGCAAGGACCTCAACGGCGCCATTGGCTTGAAGGTCGCGCACGAGTTGCGTTGATCGTTCATTATCCAAGGCGTTCGACGAGCACTCGACCATCCTGAGTTGATCCGTCTTCGAATCCTCCAGCCAAGTGATCGCATCAATAGCTGCGCCATCTTCGATTGCGGCGAGGACGAATTGATCGACCATGAAAGCGTCGTAAAAGAATTCGCGGCCGCCGTTCTCGACAACCCTTTTGTGAACGTCAGCGGCGAGTTGCGGTTCCTTCATGGCGTAGCCGCGAACCCGAGTAGAAACCGTCTTGGTGTAGACATCCGAGCCGCAGCACAGCCCAAACGTTCCGCTGACACAAGGATACGCACAGATGATGTTTCCCCAATAGCGATGCTTCACCGAGGATTCCATGCGATCGTGCGTGCATGGATCACCTAGGTCAGCGAGAGCTAACGTCATTACGTTCGGGTCTTGATAGGAGTCCGATACTATCGGCGCCCCCAGAAAACGATACAGCTGAACGTCGTGTTGCGCGTAGCAAGTGGGGCATTCTTTGATGACCCAAAGGCTGTCAAACGCGGTGAACCAGAGCAGCACGAGAGCGGGCAGGACGACCAACACCCGGGCCCATCGCCACCAGCCGCGCAGACGGCACGCCCATGCCCAACCGAGAATCGTCGCCGCGAGTGCGACGCCTGTGGCGGCGAGATAGCCCAACTGCTGCCCGACGGCGAAATACGCCCCAAGCAGTGCGGTCACAATGAGTAGCGACCGGATGCTGAACCGGATCATCTAAATGGCTCTCTGTTCCCCTGCCCCCCTGTCCCCTCAGGGTAGCTGTTACATCGATCGGCTGCGAGCATTTGTAAGCAGCTCGACGCGATCGAGGCCGACCTGAAGAAGTTCGCGGGGGTGTGAGCAGCTCCCACCTGCGATAAGCCTTCGCCACCTAGGCGATCACGCAGCGGTGGGCGGCTTCATAGCGACAGCATAGCAAGTGCGTCAAAGGCTAACGCCAGACGTTCCACAACGCTTCGGTCCGTTTCCCCAGGGCGTCGGTCGTTTCGCAAAACAACCGGTCGGCTAGTGGCAAACTCTCGTCAAGTAGGCCTTCGCGGCGACGACTGATCAGCCCGATCGCCGCCTCCGTGTCCTGGGAGTCGCCAAAACCTTGCGGTTGCTGAGCGAGACACCCGCCCAGCATAGCCAAGTCATGATCGTCACCAAGAAGATCCGCCAGCCGCTTGCACTCACGCGCACGGGCCTTGAGCAGTTGGGGCCACATGATTTTTAGCAACTGACAGTGACGCCTGTGGTACTTCACTCGCTTGCGGAGCCTGTGCAGGCATTCGGGCGTGGGAGAATCGTGGGCCCGCTTAGTCTGCTTGCGTGCGCGACCGTAAGTCTTTAACAGCCCGCCACGGACTGCCTCGAAACCCTCGTCGTCGATGGACCAACCAGCCGTCCGCCCTGCGGCCTTGGTGATTACGCGACGCGCTTCGCCGAGCCGCTCTTCGGGCGGGGTTGTTTCAATCAATGAATTGCGACGCCGGGTCAACTCGGCGCGGATCGATCCGAATGCGCGACGCTCAACCTGGTCGGCAAAGTGCCCCATCAGCATGTCGTAGGTGTCTTGCATGACCTTGGCGTCACGCAACTCGCTCAGCCCGCGAGCGGCGTCGCGGAGACGGGCGTTCTCTTTCTTGTAGGTCTTCCCCAGCCCTGGCCGCACCAGACGCAGCAAGCCGCGCAACTTTTTGAGTCGCTTGCGTGTTTGATGGACCTTTTCCTCGGGCTCGAGCCGTGCCGAATCGATCTCCGTGATCGCCTTGTCGAATTGCTCACTGGCGATGCGACGGAGGGCGTCGGCGGGCGATTCTGCTTGTTGGATGCGATAAGACATGCAGAGCTGAAGGTGCAAATCACACGCCATACGGCCGCAGAACCCCTACGACCCCTCTGGCGATGGTCGATTGGCTCGCTTCAGAAGAGCACAGCGCAAGAAAAAAGCGGCTGGTCTTGCGACCAGCCGCTTTGCGCGTTCAGTAGGCGGAGTGGGCGCCTGGGTCAGGCGGTCTTTACCGAACCACGCTGACGGAATCGCAGGCCTCCCACTAGCGACAATCCAACCCACACCACGGCGGCGGTCGCCTCGGGGATCACTCCGCCGTTAGCCGACAACGATGTGTTATCGATCGCCAAGCCCTCGATGTTGTTGTAAGCCATGTAGCCGTAGCGGTTGCCGCCCACGGTCGTGGCGATCGAGTCGGAGGTGGTCCTCGTGATCGAGTGCAGAAGCGTGCCGCCAGCATCGAGCAAATTGAAGTCGACCGTGAGGAACCCACCAACGTTGTAGAATGCGTGCTCGAGGCTGTACCACCCCGGCCCGGTCACGGTGGAGAAATCGCCAGCGTTTTCCGTGTTGAGCTTGAAGGCGTTGAAAGCCAAGTCGGTGTTGTTCGAGGCATTGACCTTCAGGTCACCGCCATCCTTCCCGACGTGGAAGATGAAGTCGCGTAGGTGAACGCCGCTCTGGTTGTTCACCGCAACCGAATAATCAAAGCCTTGCCCGTCTGTCCATGCAGCGGGATCGAGATAGACGGCGAGCGAAGCGGTAAACCCACTGCCGAACGAACTGCTGTAGCCCCCAAATTGGGTGTAGGGGCTTCTGGCGCCGAGCGAAGGATCGCCGAACACGTCGGCGCCGACCTGCAGGTCGTAGATCTCGGCATGGGCCGAACCGCTGGCCGACGCCACGCCCGCGATGCCGCCGCCTGATGCAACTCGCTGAATGCTTCCGCCGCTGAAGTTATTCCAGCTAGCCCCGCCCGGCGCCCAGCCCGGGTCTTCAAACCCTTCAAAGTGAATCGCCGCCAAGGCTACCTGGGAGGTGGCCAGAGTGGCTATCGCAGCGATCGCAACACATCGAATTGAAGTCAGCACGGCGTTACTCCATTAGGTGATTTCTCTTAGACGTTCCCTAATCGCCTCCGCCTGGAAAGCAGCTAGGCAGCGAGGAATAGCGGAATGCGTCGGGCCCTGTTGCGGCTTCCCGAGCAGCTCCCGTGCCGCATTTATAATTACTGACAGCCGCAAGATAAAGAGATTTCCCTGGTTTTAGGGATTTTTTACTGAGCAAGCTCTCCTGCTCCCTTGCTTGGCAACTGGTGAAAGCGGGACCCATTGATCGCCGCCAGAAAGAATCTACGGACGCGCAGGTCGCATCGCTATCGATGGCTGACATGCTGCGCCAACGGTCACCGAAAACTAAACACCGGTGATGTTCCCATCAACAAGCCAACGCCTGATACACGTTTCTGCAATCAATTAAGTACGAGAGCCGTCTTGAGCAGGGCCATGCGAAGCACGTTGAAGGTTCTAAGCCGACCAGTTCACGCCCTCACGCGATGAAGAGTGAACACGCCAGGCCCGTAAGCAAGACAGCGCCCACGCAACCAAGCCGATTTCTATCCGTCCTTTCGATTCGGGGCTGAAGCACGGCGTGCAAATGTGTAGAATCGGTTAAGGGCGCCTTCGCTCTGCTCGTTCGGGTGGCCGCTTTTTCTCATCTTTCATGCCGTGTTCGCTCGGGCTGCTTTCGCAGGGAGCGAACGATCGGGGCTCTATGGATCTTCACCACTGCTGCACGCTGCGAGCTTTGCGCTCGTTCCCCCCCAATCGAGCGGCGCCGCGCGGCGGTGTGCGGGGTTGGAAGCCTTGTGACGGCTTCACGCTGGTTGAGTTGCTGGTCGTGATCGCGGTCATCGGCGTCCTTGTGGCGCTCTTGCTGCCAGCGGTACAGGCGGCGCGCGAGTCGGCCCGGCGTTCGTCTTGCCAAGCAAACCTCAAGCAAGTCGGGCTGGCCCTGCACAACCACGTTTCCGCACATAGCAAGTTCCCGCCCGGCAAGAAGTGGTCGGGCCCGCGCAACGAGCCGACGACGTACTCGATCGGTTGGTCGGCCTACTTGCTCGACTTCGCCGAGGGGCAGGCCGTCTCCTCGAAGATCGACTTCACCAAACCGCTTGCGGACCCCGCCAACCTGCCCGCCACGGGCGCCCTGATCGAAATCTACCTCTGTCCCAGCGCGAGCCGATTCCAAGCCAATCGCACGCCCGGCGGCAGGCTCTTCGGCTTGGCTCCCCACCCGGGCGACGGCATGGCGTGCATCGACTACCTGGGCCTCTCCGGCCCGAAACACGACAAGAAGAACCCCGTGGACGGCATGGACTACGGCCGCCAACGCGGCGTGCTGCTAGGCACCAAGGGCCTGCCCGACGAAGACACCGTCATCGAACCGCCCGCCGTTACGCCGGCCAAGATCACCGACGGCATGTCGCACACCGCCTGCGTGGCCGAGTGCAGCGGCCGCGGCGCCGACGTGAAGAAGAGCGGCGAAGTCGACGCCCTGAACGGCGCTTGGGCCTCGGGCAGCAACGTCACGCACATCGCCGGCCGGGTGAACGACACGCCTCCGCCCGACGCCTGGAAGGACGAGCGGATCTTCTCCGAGCACCGCGGCGGGGCCAACCTGCTGATGGCGGGCGGGTCGGTCCGATTCCTCAGCGAGCGGGTCGAGGCGAACGTGATCCGCAGCCTCAGCTCTCGCGACGGAGGGGAGACGATCGATGCCAGCGAACTCTGACCACGCCGCGTCGGCGGACCCCGGCCCGCTCGACGCCGCGGCCCGGCTGCCCGATCCCCTCTCGCTCGCCGAGATCGAGGGCTCGGCGCTGATGAACCGCGTGGACGTCAAACACCTGGTCAGCGAGTCGCAAGCCGCCGGGCTGATCCGCCAGCTCGCCGACGAGTACCGCGTCCTCGAGATCGACGGCCTGCGGGCCTTCGAGTACTCCACGCTGTACTTCGACACGCCGCGGCTCGACTGCTACCTCGACCACCACAACCGCCGGCCGTTGCGGCGCAAGTACCGCATGCGCGAGTACGTCGCCTCGGGGGCCCGGTTCCTCGAGATCAAAACCCGCGACCGCCGCGGCAGGACCGACAAGCGACGGGAGCCGATCGCCGAGTTCGAGCTGTCGATGTCGGCCGACTCCCGCCAATTCGTCCACCGCGTGACCGGCGCCGAGCCCGAGCTGGCTCCGCAGCTGTGGGTCCGCTACCGCCGGCTGACGCTGGCCCACCGCCAGCGCGCCGAGCGGGTGACGCTCGACTGGGACCTCGCCTTCGAGCAGGAGGGCGCCGTCAGGCGTGTGCCGCGGGTGGTGATCGTCGAGATCAAGCAAGACGCCAACGACCGCTCGTCGCCCGCCCGGGCCGAGCTACGCCGCCTAGGGCTGCGACCGCTGAGGGTCAGCAAGTACTGCCTCGGCACGGCGTTGCTCAAGCCCCACCTGAAGCAGAACCGCTTCAAGCCCAAGCTGCGGGCGATCGAACGGATCGCCTGACCCGCCCGCCTTTCACACCTCCCCCCAACGCGCTCGCTGCGCACCCCGCGATGGAATTCCTCGAAGTCCCGCTCTACGACGACGACCTGCTGAAGCTGCTCGTCCGATTCGCCGTTAACCTCACTTGCCTCACGATCGTGGTGCGCTGGGTCTACACGCGTTACGGCGGGCTGCCCAGGTTCCCGGTCACGTTCTGCCTGGTCAACGTGCTGGTCTTCTTCATCTGCTTCACGCTGAAGAAGTTCGACCTGGGGCTCGGCATGGCGCTCGGGCTGTTCGCCATCTTCGGCATCCTGCGCTATCGCACCGAGACGATCCCGATCCGCGAGATGACCTACCTGTTCCTCGTGATCGGCATGGCGGTGATCAACGCGCTGTCGAACAAGAAGATGAGCTACGCCGAGCTGGCGCTGACGAACGGCGCCATCTTGGGGATCGCGGCCCTTATGGAGTCGTACACCCACGGCATGCTCGAGCGTTGCCA
This genomic window contains:
- a CDS encoding polyphosphate polymerase domain-containing protein, producing the protein MPANSDHAASADPGPLDAAARLPDPLSLAEIEGSALMNRVDVKHLVSESQAAGLIRQLADEYRVLEIDGLRAFEYSTLYFDTPRLDCYLDHHNRRPLRRKYRMREYVASGARFLEIKTRDRRGRTDKRREPIAEFELSMSADSRQFVHRVTGAEPELAPQLWVRYRRLTLAHRQRAERVTLDWDLAFEQEGAVRRVPRVVIVEIKQDANDRSSPARAELRRLGLRPLRVSKYCLGTALLKPHLKQNRFKPKLRAIERIA
- a CDS encoding DUF4956 domain-containing protein; the encoded protein is MEFLEVPLYDDDLLKLLVRFAVNLTCLTIVVRWVYTRYGGLPRFPVTFCLVNVLVFFICFTLKKFDLGLGMALGLFAIFGILRYRTETIPIREMTYLFLVIGMAVINALSNKKMSYAELALTNGAILGIAALMESYTHGMLERCQQVVYERIDLVRPDRRAELVADLEERTGLKVSRVELGQINLLQDTAQLDVYYKPSEQAGGE